A genome region from Tenebrio molitor chromosome 4, icTenMoli1.1, whole genome shotgun sequence includes the following:
- the LOC138129871 gene encoding uncharacterized protein isoform X2 — translation MSFWFLVSIKCYHRPPGAVELSSPSSGPVSRFVDQCRFNAGVANAPRRRRWPFRKPAGLLEPSGSLLSKEEEHETRKKEVSCCFRAASTIFRKLDQMRQKNERGCFWPTDNTSMEKTGLYLLLLIGAANSLSDIVTLRKENEVLCITQDVKLATFISPPLIENSTKSLSLLTGEDWSYDNWILAEGSNSLSGPVRDKRWEDFEIVTTNAKTFISENSVSFSLYSPVEVHLFVTKSQEPDFTYSKELKKGWNHISIYLTNNDVYYLLNNKAITSMNALNPQQITVNTENDIFWKIHDYHFLMSDRVTDGNHATLKLPHTENACFLLYLSLCEKCVLTIPELNQIYNSTRGSNFLYPWQVYQLDIETGIENLSFDKTTTDDSTLGYWGIDLHECPAKDIAHRVNASEAEEHNYLCHVLNHEYRMERLMDQNSVNVESCEDPNCKCIWGYTDSYDNTSELSQKDCRWACNLCHKDPTGGDSTSFVTVTINVSGILGILIVIAAILFMIYNKYTTNTNIQVQIQVEESEPFQLQNIINQIRQTSLLDRCCKGEP, via the exons atgagtttttggtttttggtATCTATTAAGTGTTACCACCGGCCCCCTGGAGCGGTCGAACTGTCGAGTCCATCTTCGGGGCCGGTGTCGAGATTTGTTGACCAATGCCGTTTTAACGCCGGGGTAGCAAATGCACCCCGTCGAAGAAGATGGCCGTTTCGTAAACCAGCCGGTTTACTCGAACCGTCAGGCAGTCTTTTGTCCAAGGAAGAGGAGCACGAAACACGAAAGAAAGAAGTATCGTGCTGTTTCCGGGCGGCGTCGACTATTTTTAGAAAGTTGGACCAAATGCGCCAAAAGAACGAGCGGGGGTGCTTTTGGCCCACGGATAACACAAG CATGGAAAAGACAGGACTATATCTTTTATTACTGATAGGAGCAGCAAACTCGCTTAGCGATATTGTTACTCTGCGAAAAGAAAACGAAGTTTTGTGCATTACGCAAGACGTAAAATTAGCTACGTTTATATCTCCGCCACTTATTGAGAACTCAACAAAGTCATTAAGTTTATTAACTGGGGAAGACTGGAGTTACGACAACTGGATTTTGGCAGAAGGAAGTAACTCTTTATCAGGACCTGTAAGGGATAAACGATGGGAAG ATTTTGAAATAGTGACAACAAATGCCAAGACATTTATCTCCGAGAATTCAGTGTCCTTTTCACTATATTCACCAGTGGAGGTGCATCTATTTGTCACTAAGAGCCAGGAACCCGACTTCACCTATTCCAAAGAACTAAAAAAAGGATGGAATCATATTTCCATTTATTTAACGAATAACGACGTATATTACTTGTTAAATAACAAAGCAATTACATCAATGAATGCACTTAATCCGCAACAAATTACTGTTAATACTGAGAATGACATCTTTTGGAAAATACACGACT ATCACTTCCTGATGTCAGACAGAGTTACAGATGGAAATCATGCAACACTAAAACTCCCCCATACTGAAAACGCTTGTTTCTTGTTGTACCTATCGTTAtgtgaaaaatgtgttttgaCAATTCCAGAACTGAACCAAATTTATAATTCCACACGTGGCTCAAATTTTTTATACCCGTGGCAAGTTTATCAACTTGATATAGAAACTGGTATagaaaatttgagttttgacAAAACAACAACAGACGATAGTACTCTCGGCTACTGGGGAATAGATTTACACGAATGTCCTGCAAAAGATATAg CCCACAGGGTAAATGCATCCGAAGCAGAAGAACACAATTATTTATGTCACGTTTTGAACCACGAATATAGAATGGAACGCCTAATGGACCAGAACAGTGTAAATGTAGAATCATGCGAAGATCCAAATTGCAAGTGCATCTGGGGTTATACTGACTCATACGATAACA CAAGCGAATTATCCCAAAAGGACTGCAGATGGGCATGTAATTTATGCCATAAGGATCCTACTGGAG GAGACTCCACGTCGTTTGTAACAGTAACAATAAATGTCAGCGGAATTTTAGGAATATTGATAGTAATAGCAGCAATCTTGTTCATGatatataataaatataccACAAATACAAATATTCAAGTTCAAATTCAAGTTGAAGAGTCAGAGCCATTTCAACTACAAAATATCATCAACCAAATCCGTCAGACAAGTTTACTTGATAGATGTTGTAAAGGAGAACCGTAG